GCGAGCTGTTGCAATTCATCTCTGGTAATATACAAATTGATTAGATCGGGTTGCATTGTTTTCGATCGGTTATTTGTCTTTTACCAAATCATAGAGAACAATATAATTTTAGGTCTTAAAATTAGATATAGATAGCTAAATAATTCAAACTTGTTCCCGCACCCTTGGAAGGGCGCACGGCTGTGTGCCCCTACAAATGTCATTCCATGAATTACCCAACTCCCAACTCCCGTACGGGCGGGTTTAGAAACCCGCCCCTACCGACTCTCGACTCCCGCACCTCTGTATTTTCTGCCGAACGCCTACTATTTACCCCAACAACTCCAGAATCCGATGCGATCCCCGCTATCTTCGCCTTTCCTAACGAATACACCGTAGGAATTACCAGCTTGGGATATCAAGTCGTATGGGCAACTTTGGCAATGCGTGCTGATGTTGATGTCAGGCGCTTATTTACAGATATATCCGAACCGCTGCCACGTCAGCCTGAATTAGTCGGCTTTTCTTGTTCGTGGGAATTGGATTATGTTAATATTCTGAGTCTATTAGAATCTATCTCCATTCCAATTCATACCAGCGATCGCACTGACAGCGATCCCCTAGTATTTGGTGGTGGTCCTGTTTTGACGGCTAACCCCGAACCCTTCGCGGAATTTTTTGACGTGATTCTGTTGGGAGATGGAGAAAATTTATTAGGAAATTTTATTTCAGCTTACAAACAAGTTCGGACAGCCGATAGAAAAACTAAATTACATCACCTAGCACAAGTACCAGGAATCTATATTCCCAGCTTGTATGAAGTGACGTATGAAGACCCTACAGGTTGTATCCAATCCATTAAACCAATTGCGCCAGATATTCCCCATCAGATAGAAAAGCAAACTTATCGAGGTAATACTCTATCTGCTTCTACGGTTGTGACTGAAAAAGCAGCCTGGGAAAATATTTTTATGGTGGAAGTGGTACGCAGTTGTCCTGAGATGTGCCGCTTTTGTCTGGCTAGCTATCTGACTCTACCTTTTCGCACGGCAAGTTTGGAAGGTTCTCTGATTCCCGCGATCGAACGAGGACTGACAGTTACAAACAGGATAGGCTTATTAGGGGCATCCGTTACCCAACATCCAGAATTTAATGATTTATTAGCTTATTTAAGTCAACCAAAATACGATGATGTCCGTTTGAGCATTGCCTCGGTGCGGACAAATACCGTCACAGTAGAACTAGCACAGACTTTAGCAAAAAGAGACACGCGATCGCTCACCATTGCTGTAGAAAGCGGTTCGGAACGGCTGCGTCAAATTATTAACAAAAAACTGCATAACGATGAGATCGTCCAAGCGGCGGTGAATGCCAAAGCGGGAGGACTGAGTAGCTTGAAACTTTACGGTATGGTGGGCATACCTGGGGAAGAACCCGAAGATCTGGAAGAAACAGTTAAAATGATGCGATCGCTCAAAAAAGCTGCCCCAGGATTAAGGTT
This window of the Chroococcidiopsis thermalis PCC 7203 genome carries:
- a CDS encoding B12-binding domain-containing radical SAM protein encodes the protein MNYPTPNSRTGGFRNPPLPTLDSRTSVFSAERLLFTPTTPESDAIPAIFAFPNEYTVGITSLGYQVVWATLAMRADVDVRRLFTDISEPLPRQPELVGFSCSWELDYVNILSLLESISIPIHTSDRTDSDPLVFGGGPVLTANPEPFAEFFDVILLGDGENLLGNFISAYKQVRTADRKTKLHHLAQVPGIYIPSLYEVTYEDPTGCIQSIKPIAPDIPHQIEKQTYRGNTLSASTVVTEKAAWENIFMVEVVRSCPEMCRFCLASYLTLPFRTASLEGSLIPAIERGLTVTNRIGLLGASVTQHPEFNDLLAYLSQPKYDDVRLSIASVRTNTVTVELAQTLAKRDTRSLTIAVESGSERLRQIINKKLHNDEIVQAAVNAKAGGLSSLKLYGMVGIPGEEPEDLEETVKMMRSLKKAAPGLRLTLGCSTFVPKAHTPFQWYGVNPQAEKRLQYLQKHLKPQGIDFRPESYNWSVIQALISRGDRRLSRLLELTRNYGDSLGSYRRAFKELRGQIPDLEFYVFRNWSHEQVLPWSHLQAPLSQATLLKHLAVSVSRES